The Fortiea contorta PCC 7126 genome has a segment encoding these proteins:
- a CDS encoding aspartate aminotransferase family protein: protein MSIQTLVGEATIPPKTDSLAASPFDTDSFNEAVMSTYARFPLALERGAGCRVWDTQGREYLDFVAGIATCTLGHAHPAMIEAVTRQIQKLHHVSNLYYIPEQGELAKWLIQHSCADRVFFCNSGAEANEAAIKLARKYAHTVLDIEQPIILTANASFHGRTLATITATAQPKYQKYFDPLVPGFHYVDYNDIAAVEAAISELDEGDYGVAAILIEPLQGEGGVRPGDRAYFQRLREICNETGVLLIFDEVQVGMGRSGKLWGYEHLGVEPDIFTSAKGLGGGIPIGAMMSKKFCDVFQPGEHASTFGGNPFVCGVALSVCQTIEKENILQNVQERGEQLREGLKAIARQYPQHLTDVRGWGLINGLELQADIPLTAADLVKVAIKEGVLLVPAGPKVLRFVPPLIVSEAEINIALQAVERALAIVTA from the coding sequence GTGAGCATACAAACCCTAGTTGGAGAAGCCACCATCCCCCCAAAGACAGATTCTTTGGCAGCTAGCCCCTTTGATACAGATAGCTTCAATGAAGCAGTCATGTCTACCTACGCCCGGTTTCCCCTAGCCCTAGAACGGGGTGCGGGATGTCGGGTTTGGGATACCCAGGGGCGAGAATATCTAGACTTTGTGGCGGGAATCGCCACCTGTACCCTAGGACACGCCCACCCAGCGATGATCGAGGCCGTAACACGCCAAATTCAAAAGCTGCACCATGTTTCTAATTTGTACTACATTCCCGAACAAGGCGAATTGGCGAAATGGCTAATTCAACATTCCTGCGCCGATCGCGTATTTTTCTGCAACTCTGGCGCTGAGGCTAACGAAGCGGCGATTAAACTAGCGCGGAAATACGCCCACACTGTTCTTGATATCGAACAGCCGATTATCTTGACTGCTAACGCCAGTTTCCACGGGCGAACTTTAGCCACGATTACGGCTACAGCCCAGCCTAAGTATCAAAAATACTTCGATCCGCTAGTACCTGGTTTCCACTACGTAGATTACAACGATATCGCCGCTGTGGAAGCAGCCATTAGCGAACTAGATGAAGGTGATTATGGCGTCGCGGCGATTTTAATCGAACCATTACAAGGAGAAGGCGGTGTGCGTCCAGGCGATCGCGCTTACTTCCAAAGGTTGCGCGAGATTTGCAATGAAACTGGTGTGCTGCTGATATTCGATGAAGTGCAAGTGGGAATGGGGCGGAGTGGTAAGTTATGGGGTTATGAACATCTCGGCGTGGAACCGGATATCTTCACCAGTGCGAAAGGACTCGGTGGCGGTATCCCCATCGGTGCGATGATGAGCAAAAAATTCTGTGACGTTTTCCAACCAGGGGAACACGCTAGCACCTTTGGCGGAAATCCTTTTGTTTGCGGAGTGGCGCTGAGTGTTTGTCAGACAATCGAAAAAGAGAATATTTTACAGAATGTACAGGAGAGAGGCGAACAATTGCGAGAGGGATTAAAAGCGATCGCTCGCCAATATCCCCAGCACCTCACTGACGTTCGTGGTTGGGGACTAATCAACGGCTTAGAACTACAAGCCGACATTCCCCTCACCGCTGCTGATCTGGTCAAAGTCGCCATCAAAGAAGGTGTATTACTCGTACCCGCAGGGCCAAAAGTTCTCCGATTCGTCCCACCACTGATTGTGAGCGAAGCTGAAATCAACATCGCATTGCAAGCTGTTGAGAGAGCATTAGCGATCGTTACTGCTTAA
- a CDS encoding Uma2 family endonuclease: MTRTEAPVTLLSTLPPLENGDKLTRPEFERRYDAMPQVKKADLIEGIVYMASPLRFRSHGKPHAYVMGWLGFYESATPGVELGDNATVRLDPDNEPQPDACLIIANGGQSKISDDDYVEGAPELVVEIAASSVSIDLHEKLKVYRRNQVREYLVWRVYDGEFDWFELREGEYIQVGSNADGVICSQVFPGLWLDKSALLAGNLARVLEVLQQGLVSVEHQQFVEKLEGRV, encoded by the coding sequence ATGACACGCACTGAGGCTCCTGTAACCCTGCTTTCTACTCTCCCACCGTTGGAAAATGGTGATAAATTGACGCGCCCTGAATTTGAACGTCGTTATGATGCCATGCCCCAGGTGAAAAAAGCTGATTTAATTGAAGGAATTGTATACATGGCATCGCCGTTAAGATTTAGAAGCCATGGAAAACCCCACGCTTATGTTATGGGCTGGTTAGGATTTTATGAATCTGCGACACCTGGGGTGGAGTTGGGTGACAATGCAACTGTGCGCCTTGATCCTGATAATGAACCTCAACCTGATGCGTGTCTAATTATCGCCAATGGTGGACAGTCAAAGATTAGTGATGATGATTATGTCGAGGGTGCGCCAGAGTTAGTTGTTGAGATTGCGGCGAGTAGTGTTTCTATTGATTTGCATGAAAAGCTGAAGGTTTATCGTCGTAATCAGGTACGGGAGTATTTGGTGTGGCGAGTTTATGATGGTGAATTTGATTGGTTTGAGTTAAGAGAAGGCGAATATATTCAAGTTGGATCTAATGCTGATGGTGTGATTTGTTCGCAAGTATTCCCTGGTTTATGGTTAGATAAATCTGCTTTGTTGGCGGGAAATTTAGCTAGGGTATTAGAAGTTTTGCAGCAGGGATTGGTGAGTGTGGAACATCAGCAGTTTGTGGAAAAGTTAGAGGGTCGGGTTTAG
- the tsaB gene encoding tRNA (adenosine(37)-N6)-threonylcarbamoyltransferase complex dimerization subunit type 1 TsaB produces the protein MITEINTLTTTKYGLALHTTTPELGLAMSNFAGETRSQVWDLGRELSSLIHQYLIEFIEPQTWTDLSFLAVAKGPGGFTGTRIGVVLARTLGQQLDIPVFAISTLAAIAFSEISKNQSTKAIAVEMLAQRGQVFGAIYQGHPDSSRLTALLPDTVFTPEAWQKVLVNYDSYRLVKATSGLAATVTSILELAYLEWQQGKRPDWVEALPYYGQHPVEN, from the coding sequence TTGATTACTGAAATAAACACTCTGACAACAACAAAATACGGTTTAGCACTGCATACCACCACTCCTGAGTTAGGGTTGGCGATGAGTAATTTTGCAGGAGAAACTCGTTCTCAAGTATGGGATTTAGGACGTGAATTATCCAGTCTCATACATCAATATTTAATTGAATTTATAGAGCCGCAAACTTGGACAGATTTATCATTTCTGGCGGTGGCGAAAGGGCCTGGTGGTTTCACAGGAACGCGGATTGGGGTTGTCCTGGCGCGGACTTTGGGACAACAATTAGATATTCCTGTATTCGCCATTTCTACATTAGCAGCGATCGCTTTTTCCGAAATAAGTAAAAATCAAAGCACAAAAGCGATCGCTGTGGAAATGCTAGCACAGCGCGGTCAAGTTTTTGGTGCTATTTATCAAGGTCATCCAGATAGTTCTAGACTAACGGCTTTATTGCCTGACACAGTATTTACACCAGAAGCATGGCAAAAAGTTCTAGTTAATTATGATAGTTATCGATTAGTTAAAGCCACATCTGGTTTAGCAGCGACGGTGACAAGTATTTTAGAACTAGCGTATCTAGAATGGCAACAAGGCAAACGTCCTGATTGGGTTGAGGCTTTGCCTTATTATGGACAACATCCAGTTGAGAATTAG